The window CGGCACGACGGTGCTGTCGCAGGTGCGCACCCTGCGCTACATCCTCACGGAGGACGAAGGCTACCGGCGCAATCTCGAGGTGATCGAGAGCCGGAAGCCGGACTTCGTCGCCATGCCGGGCGACCTGGTCCAAGGCGGCGGGTACCAGCCTGGGTGGGACGAGTTCTTCCGGCACAACGCCGGAGAGCTGGCCAGCGGGTTGTCACATCGGCCGCTGATCCCGGCCATCGGCAACTGGGAGAACTTCGGCGCTTTGAACGGCGGCTACGGCACGCCCGACGACCGCTCGCCGGTGGTCCAGGCCCGAGCCAAGTACCACGTGTACTTCGACTCTCCGGACAACGGCACCGAGGCGCACCGGGACAACTACCACCGCATCGACTACGGGCCCATCACCTTGATCACGCTGGACAGCTCCAACGGGGAGCCCGACGACGCTCCGGGCAACTATCCCGACGCCGAGAAAGCCACCGGACAGGAGTATCGCGGGCCGGGCACCGATACGCAGAACAACTACACCCGAGAGCAGTACGAAGCTGCCGGCGGGACCGACCTGGCGGACTTCAACCCGGGCAGCCCGCAGTGGAACTGGGCGGAAGAACAGCTTGCCGACGCCCGCAGCAAGGGGCAGATCATCTTCGTGCAGTTCCACCACGCGCCCTTCAGCAGTGGCGAACACGGTCTGCCGATGTATCACGAATTCACCAGCGGGCAGGGCGGCACGCCGATGCGCCAGTATCACCCGATGTTCGAGGAGTACGGTGTGACCGTTGTGTTGTCCGGTCACAGCGAGATGTTCGAGCGCAGCTATGTCAACGAGGGCGACGGACCAGGTGTGCACTACTACGATGTGGGCGTCGCCGGGGACGGACTGCGTGGCGAGCGCCGCGACGGCCCGTCGCTGAATGATCCGCTGCTCAAGTACAACCCGTACAGTCAGTGGACAGCGGACCAGGACGAGCCCGAACAATGGGAGCTGATCGACGGCACCCTCCAGCTGGTCGACGGCGGCAAGCACTACGGCCACCTCGAGGTCAACGTCAAGAACCTGCGCGACGGCGCGCGCGTCACTCTGACGCCGGTCTACGTCTTTCCGGTGCTGGACCAGGACTACGAACTAGTACGCACCGAACGACGCGTCTACGACGACGAAGTAGTGCTCGAACTCGACACCGACGGCGTGGTTCGTTCAGCCGCCGGCTGACGCGCTTGGTGCCGAGACGTCGTCGAGCGCGGTGCGGATCTCCTCGGGAAGCTCGAGGTCTTCGGCCGCCAGCTGGGTGTTGAGCTGAGCGGCCGTGCGGGCACCCAAGACGGGCGCGACGACGCCGGGCCGGTCCCGGACCCACGCCAGCGCCACTTCGAGCGGCTGCACACCCAGCCCGTCAGCCGCCGTGCAAAGCGCCTCGACGATCTGCCTCGACCGGACATCGAGATACCGGTCCACAAAACGTGCGAGGTGTGGTGTGGCAGCGCGGGAGTCAGCGGGGGTGCCGCTGCGGTACTTACCGGTCAGCACGCCACGGCCCAGCGGAGACCAGGGCAGGATTCCCAGGCCGAACTCCTGAGCGGCCGGAACGACATCCCGTTCGATGTCGCGCTGCACGAGCGAGTACTCCATCTGGGTCGACACCAGGCGGGTGCGCTCGGATCCCTGGCTCTGGTGCACGGCGGCCCACGCGGTCTGCCAGCCTGCGTAGTTGGAGATACCGGCGTAGCGTGCTCGTCCAGAGGCGACAGCGTGGTCGAGTGCGCCGAGCGTCTCGTCCAGGGGGGTGCCGTCGTGCCAGGAGTGCACTTGCCAGAGGTCGATATAGTCCACGTCGAGGCGGTCGAGGGAATCGTCGAGCTGGTCGAGCATGGCCTTACGCGAGACATCGGTGATGTCCTGCCCGAACGGACCGCTCCGGCCCGCCTTGGTGGCGATGATGAGGTCGCTCCTGGAAACGGTCTTGTCGAGCAACGCGCCAAGCACCCGTTCGCTCGCGCCGTCGCCGTAGGAGGCCGCGGTGTCGACGAGCGTGCCGCCGTGCTCGGCAAAGGCCTCGAGCTGCTCGCGGGCCTCGTGCTCGTCGGTGTCACGTCCCCAGCTGAGGGTGCCGAGAGCCATTCTGGACACCAGCAACCCGCTTCTTCCGAGTCTTCGCAGTTCCACACCGCGAGGTTACCTGTACGACCGGCGCGGACCACGCAGACGCGGCCGGTAGAGTCGTCAGATGCGGCTGGCACTGAACCTCGGGTACTGGGGAAACGAGAACGCTCGCGACCATCTGACGCTCGCGCAAGAAGCCGATCAGCTCGGGTACTCGAGTGTGTGGGCCGCCGAGGCCTACGGCTCCGATGCCCCGACGATTCTCTCCTGGATCGCGGCGCAAACCGAACGGATCGACATCGGCAGCGCCGTGATGCAGATTCCGGCTCGTACCCCCGCCACCACGGCCATGACGGCAGCGACCCTCGACGCGCTCTCCGGCGGCCGGTTCCGGTTGGGGCTAGGCGTTTCCGGGCCGCAGGTGTCGGAAGGTTGGCACGGAGTGCGCTTCGATCGCCCGCTCGGCAGAACCCGCGAGTACGTTGATGTGGTCCGTCTCGCGTTATCTCGCCAGCGGCTGCGCTACGACGGCCGGCACGTGCAGCTGCCGCTGCCCGACGGCCCGGGGAAAGCCTTACAGCTCACCGTGCGTCCCGAGCGCGAGCACATCCCGGTGTACCTCGCCTCGATCGGACCCAAGAACCTTGAGCTCACTGGGGAGATCGCCGACGGCTGGCTGGCGATCTTCTATGCCCCGGAGCACGCGGGCGCCGCGCTGGAGCGGATCACCGAGGGGCGGCGGCGGGCCGGGGCGACGCTGGCCGGGTTCGACGTCGTCCCCACCGTTCCGGTAGTCGTCGGGCCTGACGTCGAGGCGTGTGCGGAGCCGATCCGCTCTTATACCGCGCTATACCTGGGCGGTATGGGCAGCCGGGACAAGAACTTCTACAACCAGCTCGCGGTACGGATGGGGTTCGAGGAGGCCGCGGCGCGCGTTCAGGAGCTCTTCCTCGACCGGCAGTACCGAGCGGCGGCCGAGGCGGTGCCGCTCGAGTTCATCGACCAGACCTCACTCATCGGTCCGGCGGAGCGAATCACCGACCGCCTGCAAGCCTATGCCGAGTCCGGGGTGAGCACCTTGTCCGTGTCGGTCCTGAGCGGCTCTGCCGACGAACGCCGGCAAACCCTTCGTGTCATGTCCGAATCCGTGGAAGCGGCGGGTTTGGCGGAGTGAAGCCATGGCAAGCGCGGCCGGGCGCCCGATAGGCGACCGGCCGCGAGCGTTGAAGGTCAGCGCCGATACGTCACGGCCGCGACGCCCCTGCGAGCCAAGGGCCAGGATCGGTGTGCTGGCCGTTG is drawn from Phytoactinopolyspora mesophila and contains these coding sequences:
- a CDS encoding fibronectin type III domain-containing protein, yielding MIAVGWPAQAQTPETEFRVNPYLQNPSTDSMTITWFTNTAEPAELTVRGPGLRGGATYTTTPTHEAALDYTEAELSQQIDGLEQGSWLREGVNYKHMVEVTGLQAGKRYNYQVRAGAARFNAHFTTAPSTARWGNIRFVALADSETEPLGRVLRREWAPGALDETGAQRPSADEGSVWDEAFGTTVLSQVRTLRYILTEDEGYRRNLEVIESRKPDFVAMPGDLVQGGGYQPGWDEFFRHNAGELASGLSHRPLIPAIGNWENFGALNGGYGTPDDRSPVVQARAKYHVYFDSPDNGTEAHRDNYHRIDYGPITLITLDSSNGEPDDAPGNYPDAEKATGQEYRGPGTDTQNNYTREQYEAAGGTDLADFNPGSPQWNWAEEQLADARSKGQIIFVQFHHAPFSSGEHGLPMYHEFTSGQGGTPMRQYHPMFEEYGVTVVLSGHSEMFERSYVNEGDGPGVHYYDVGVAGDGLRGERRDGPSLNDPLLKYNPYSQWTADQDEPEQWELIDGTLQLVDGGKHYGHLEVNVKNLRDGARVTLTPVYVFPVLDQDYELVRTERRVYDDEVVLELDTDGVVRSAAG
- a CDS encoding aldo/keto reductase, translated to MELRRLGRSGLLVSRMALGTLSWGRDTDEHEAREQLEAFAEHGGTLVDTAASYGDGASERVLGALLDKTVSRSDLIIATKAGRSGPFGQDITDVSRKAMLDQLDDSLDRLDVDYIDLWQVHSWHDGTPLDETLGALDHAVASGRARYAGISNYAGWQTAWAAVHQSQGSERTRLVSTQMEYSLVQRDIERDVVPAAQEFGLGILPWSPLGRGVLTGKYRSGTPADSRAATPHLARFVDRYLDVRSRQIVEALCTAADGLGVQPLEVALAWVRDRPGVVAPVLGARTAAQLNTQLAAEDLELPEEIRTALDDVSAPSASAGG
- a CDS encoding LLM class F420-dependent oxidoreductase is translated as MRLALNLGYWGNENARDHLTLAQEADQLGYSSVWAAEAYGSDAPTILSWIAAQTERIDIGSAVMQIPARTPATTAMTAATLDALSGGRFRLGLGVSGPQVSEGWHGVRFDRPLGRTREYVDVVRLALSRQRLRYDGRHVQLPLPDGPGKALQLTVRPEREHIPVYLASIGPKNLELTGEIADGWLAIFYAPEHAGAALERITEGRRRAGATLAGFDVVPTVPVVVGPDVEACAEPIRSYTALYLGGMGSRDKNFYNQLAVRMGFEEAAARVQELFLDRQYRAAAEAVPLEFIDQTSLIGPAERITDRLQAYAESGVSTLSVSVLSGSADERRQTLRVMSESVEAAGLAE